A window of Candidatus Gastranaerophilales bacterium contains these coding sequences:
- the smpB gene encoding SsrA-binding protein SmpB yields MGKKQISLNRKAFHEYHIFDKYVAGMVLTGTEIKSIRKGSVNFKDSFVKIENAEAFLYNCHISPYEQGNRYNVDPLRVRKLLLNKKEIEKIIGKIKKDGYTIVPIEMFLSDGWAKLEIALAKGKKLYDKRDDLAKKAQNRDIQRAMKVR; encoded by the coding sequence ATGGGTAAAAAACAAATTTCATTAAACAGAAAAGCATTCCACGAGTACCATATCTTTGACAAATACGTCGCAGGCATGGTGCTTACAGGTACTGAAATAAAATCTATAAGAAAAGGTAGCGTTAATTTTAAGGACAGTTTCGTTAAAATAGAAAATGCTGAAGCCTTTTTGTACAATTGTCATATTAGCCCTTATGAGCAAGGAAACCGCTACAATGTAGACCCGTTGCGTGTTCGCAAACTTTTGCTCAACAAAAAAGAAATTGAAAAAATTATCGGGAAAATAAAAAAAGACGGCTACACAATAGTTCCGATTGAAATGTTTTTATCTGATGGCTGGGCAAAGCTGGAAATAGCACTTGCTAAAGGTAAAAAACTGTATGACAAGCGTGATGACTTGGCTAAAAAGGCTCAAAACCGCGATATTCAAAGGGCGATGAAAGTCAGATAA
- a CDS encoding helix-turn-helix transcriptional regulator yields MKKDLTQERLAEIMNVSQNYVANIECGKANMSLAKVLELSKFLDVKIEALLTFK; encoded by the coding sequence ATAAAAAAAGACCTGACACAGGAAAGACTCGCAGAGATAATGAATGTCTCTCAAAATTACGTTGCAAACATAGAATGTGGCAAGGCTAATATGTCGCTGGCAAAGGTTTTGGAGCTTTCAAAATTTTTAGATGTAAAAATTGAAGCCCTGCTTACTTTCAAATAG
- the dnaX gene encoding DNA polymerase III subunit gamma/tau: MSEKYVPLYRKYRPQTFYDLIGQENIVNALSNAIKLNRIAHAYLLCGPRGTGKTSSARILAKSLNCKEGPTLKPCGKCPSCLDIMNSVPVDVVEIDAASNRSVEDTQAILEKIQYVPVNGRYKIYVIDEVHMLSNHAFNALLKTLEEPPENVIFILATTEPHKVLETIISRCQRFDFRRITTEDIVKRLSYISEQEKINIAKEALYSIAKNSAGGMRDAVALLDQISVLGQNKEINIEDINELLGKISFEMLFDITTCIIDSDSAKAIELIDKIYNKGNEPIQIVNNLIQYFRDLMILKNCNDKSLVLNLTQLNENSIEKSKPQAESFEPEQIIALIDKLSYYATQIKETTNKYLWLELCLIDIANNQANMTVASLTKRIDLLESQIANGSPITAAPQSKALQPVKKPVEPHATQPIHSIDKEPQKPIEQTEPTETKKPASSPQKQEVKTPQEVKVACLTDGDIRTTWHSLLENIESMPSRAFYSSLARPIEITPEKVTISFAKDIFVRQAKEDTKKLPLENAAKKFFSVASIKIEVHLSDGTEPEQNVKKKVELAPKSDTDDNEIHTQEEEEYLSQMMKKDAPLKTEKPADLDESDQAKMFIQLFDGKYID; the protein is encoded by the coding sequence TTGAGCGAAAAATACGTTCCTTTATATAGAAAATACAGACCTCAAACTTTTTACGATTTAATCGGACAAGAAAATATCGTAAATGCGTTGAGTAATGCAATAAAACTAAACCGCATTGCACACGCATACTTGCTTTGCGGACCGAGAGGAACAGGCAAAACATCATCTGCAAGAATTCTCGCTAAATCACTAAACTGCAAAGAAGGTCCAACATTAAAACCGTGCGGCAAATGTCCGAGCTGCCTAGATATTATGAACTCCGTACCAGTTGATGTTGTTGAAATCGATGCTGCAAGCAACAGAAGTGTCGAAGATACTCAAGCTATACTTGAAAAAATCCAATATGTACCGGTCAACGGCAGATACAAAATATATGTAATTGATGAAGTTCACATGCTTTCAAATCACGCCTTCAATGCTCTTTTGAAAACACTTGAAGAACCGCCTGAAAACGTTATCTTTATCCTTGCAACCACAGAACCTCATAAAGTTTTAGAAACAATTATTTCCCGTTGCCAAAGATTTGATTTCAGAAGAATTACAACAGAAGATATAGTCAAAAGATTATCTTATATTTCAGAACAAGAAAAAATAAATATCGCAAAAGAAGCTCTTTACTCAATCGCCAAAAATTCAGCCGGCGGTATGCGTGACGCTGTAGCTCTATTAGACCAAATCAGCGTTTTGGGACAAAACAAAGAAATTAATATAGAAGATATCAACGAACTTTTGGGAAAAATATCTTTTGAAATGCTTTTTGATATTACTACTTGTATTATCGACTCAGACTCAGCTAAAGCAATTGAGCTCATTGATAAAATCTACAACAAAGGCAACGAACCTATCCAAATCGTAAACAACTTAATTCAATATTTCAGAGATTTGATGATTTTAAAAAACTGTAACGATAAATCGCTTGTTTTAAACCTTACACAATTAAATGAAAATTCAATAGAAAAATCAAAACCACAAGCTGAAAGCTTTGAACCTGAGCAAATAATCGCCCTAATAGACAAGCTTTCTTACTATGCAACTCAAATTAAAGAAACAACAAATAAATACTTATGGCTTGAGCTGTGTCTTATTGATATTGCTAACAATCAGGCAAATATGACCGTCGCATCGCTGACAAAAAGAATTGATTTGTTAGAATCGCAAATTGCAAACGGCTCGCCTATTACGGCAGCACCTCAATCAAAAGCCTTGCAACCTGTCAAAAAGCCCGTTGAGCCCCATGCAACACAACCAATTCATTCAATTGACAAAGAGCCACAAAAGCCAATTGAGCAGACTGAACCGACAGAAACCAAAAAGCCTGCTTCATCACCTCAAAAGCAAGAAGTCAAAACCCCGCAAGAGGTTAAAGTTGCCTGTCTTACAGACGGTGATATAAGAACGACTTGGCACTCTTTGCTCGAAAATATTGAAAGTATGCCCTCTAGAGCCTTCTATTCCAGCTTGGCTCGCCCGATAGAAATAACTCCTGAAAAAGTAACTATTTCATTTGCAAAAGACATTTTTGTCAGACAAGCAAAAGAAGACACGAAAAAATTGCCATTAGAAAATGCAGCAAAAAAATTCTTTTCTGTAGCATCAATAAAAATAGAAGTTCACCTCAGTGACGGTACAGAACCTGAACAAAATGTAAAAAAAAAAGTTGAACTAGCTCCTAAATCCGACACTGATGACAACGAAATTCATACGCAAGAGGAAGAAGAATATTTATCCCAAATGATGAAAAAAGACGCTCCTCTCAAAACCGAAAAGCCGGCTGACCTCGATGAATCCGACCAAGCTAAAATGTTTATTCAACTATTTGATGGCAAGTACATTGATTAA
- a CDS encoding LD-carboxypeptidase codes for MNIIKPKKLQKGDTIGILAVSGLIKEAEKIKKAKKYFEALGYKVVLSKNIDEKFTCMAGTDDVRLKALHNFFADEKIDAILCARGGYGVLRLVKNIDYELIKNNPKLLIGYSDITALLAMIYKNTGLITFHGAMANGDFGADKIDEFTKDSFFSVVTSKEKGLEFKAKDGFKTYSCGVARGILWGGNLSTITTLAGIDFIPDEKFIFFFEDINEPAYKIDRMLTQLFNIEKFKNNLAGIAIGEFVGLDKQEYLDEFLADKAQKLDVPVSDGFYISHAAKKYTLPIGVKSEFDANLGLIKTLESAIV; via the coding sequence ATGAACATAATTAAACCGAAAAAATTACAAAAAGGCGACACTATTGGCATTTTGGCAGTTTCAGGGCTTATAAAAGAGGCTGAAAAAATTAAAAAAGCCAAAAAATATTTTGAGGCTTTAGGTTATAAAGTTGTGCTTTCAAAAAATATTGATGAAAAATTTACTTGCATGGCTGGTACAGATGATGTTCGGCTAAAAGCATTACATAATTTTTTTGCTGACGAAAAAATTGATGCAATATTGTGTGCAAGAGGTGGTTACGGAGTTTTGAGGCTCGTTAAAAATATTGATTATGAATTGATAAAAAATAATCCGAAATTATTAATCGGTTATTCTGATATAACAGCATTGTTAGCTATGATATATAAGAATACAGGTTTGATAACTTTTCATGGGGCTATGGCTAACGGTGATTTCGGAGCTGATAAAATCGATGAATTTACAAAAGATTCTTTCTTCAGTGTAGTTACTTCAAAGGAAAAAGGTCTTGAATTCAAGGCTAAAGACGGTTTTAAAACTTATTCTTGCGGAGTTGCTAGAGGTATTCTCTGGGGAGGAAATCTCTCCACGATAACTACGCTTGCGGGCATTGATTTTATTCCTGACGAAAAATTCATTTTCTTTTTTGAAGATATCAACGAGCCTGCTTACAAGATTGACAGAATGCTTACGCAGCTTTTTAATATTGAAAAATTTAAAAATAATTTGGCTGGAATTGCAATCGGCGAATTTGTGGGTTTGGATAAACAAGAATATCTCGATGAATTTTTGGCAGACAAAGCTCAAAAACTTGATGTACCTGTTTCAGATGGATTTTATATTAGCCACGCTGCAAAAAAATACACGTTGCCTATAGGTGTCAAATCTGAATTTGACGCTAACTTAGGGCTTATAAAAACATTAGAAAGTGCGATAGTATAA
- a CDS encoding ATP-binding cassette domain-containing protein, producing the protein MQDLFEIKNLDMHYPLNDGFMGKNSGYVYALNDVNFKIYDGEILGLVGESGCGKSTLGKCVLRLIAPTHGEVLYKKDDVLKKNKKELKIFREHAQLIFQNPYASLDPKMTIYETLKEPLVIHGYKDKNLIDEKIKNIAELVGIEERSLFNYPHEFSGGQRQRIAIARAIILSPKFIVADEPVSALDVSIQAQIINLLLDLKKKLNLTVLFVSHDLSVVKYVSDRVAVMYLGEIVELGLKNEIFNNPKHPYTKALLSAIPTINQDLKTEKILLEGDLPSPQNPPKGCKFHTRCPYAKEICREIEPQKQEISYTHFAKCHFVNS; encoded by the coding sequence ATGCAAGATTTATTTGAAATAAAAAATTTGGACATGCATTATCCGCTAAATGATGGCTTTATGGGGAAAAATAGCGGCTATGTATATGCTTTAAATGATGTGAATTTTAAAATATACGATGGCGAAATCCTCGGGCTCGTGGGAGAATCCGGGTGCGGAAAATCGACTTTGGGAAAGTGCGTTTTGCGTTTAATTGCACCAACTCACGGTGAAGTCTTATATAAAAAAGATGATGTCCTTAAAAAAAATAAAAAAGAATTGAAAATTTTTAGAGAACATGCACAACTCATTTTTCAAAATCCGTACGCCAGTTTAGACCCCAAAATGACCATTTATGAAACGTTGAAAGAGCCTCTTGTTATTCATGGCTACAAAGATAAAAATTTGATTGACGAGAAAATAAAAAATATAGCTGAACTTGTTGGGATTGAAGAACGTTCTTTATTTAATTATCCGCATGAATTTTCAGGCGGTCAACGGCAAAGAATTGCGATTGCAAGGGCAATAATATTGAGCCCCAAGTTTATTGTCGCAGATGAGCCGGTAAGTGCTCTGGATGTGAGCATTCAGGCTCAAATTATAAATTTGTTGCTAGATTTAAAGAAGAAGCTCAATTTGACGGTTCTTTTTGTTTCTCACGACTTGAGCGTTGTCAAATATGTTTCAGACAGGGTTGCTGTGATGTATTTGGGTGAAATTGTTGAGCTCGGTTTGAAAAACGAAATTTTCAATAATCCTAAACATCCTTATACAAAAGCTCTTTTGAGTGCAATCCCTACGATTAATCAAGATTTAAAGACAGAAAAAATATTGCTCGAAGGTGATTTGCCTTCACCTCAAAATCCACCAAAGGGTTGTAAATTTCATACACGTTGTCCTTATGCAAAAGAAATTTGTCGAGAAATAGAACCTCAAAAACAAGAGATTTCTTACACTCATTTTGCAAAATGCCATTTTGTGAACAGTTAA
- a CDS encoding type II secretion system protein, producing MRKAFTLAEVLITLVIIGVIAALTIPSLLNSTNQQETITGVKKVYSQLSTALQNNYAKNGESLSDIEDKCEDDSNCWYDEFYSKNFNIISSMAPADSKACTSWEHGSYDITFYTADGMAYSISGGNILVDINGDKKPNEYTTEWSSEVKLNDGFGFSFSTTGHYDSDIGAWKTDGDIVEAEAPATAIIENIDCTHGRHDCDCNACY from the coding sequence ATGAGAAAAGCATTCACATTAGCAGAAGTTCTTATCACATTAGTGATTATAGGTGTTATTGCAGCATTAACAATACCGAGCTTATTAAATAGTACAAATCAACAAGAAACGATTACTGGAGTAAAAAAGGTTTACTCTCAATTATCAACGGCATTACAGAACAATTATGCTAAAAATGGGGAAAGCCTTTCTGACATAGAAGACAAATGCGAGGATGACTCAAACTGCTGGTATGATGAGTTTTATTCAAAAAACTTTAATATCATTTCATCAATGGCTCCTGCCGATAGTAAAGCTTGCACGAGCTGGGAACATGGCTCTTATGATATAACTTTTTATACAGCAGATGGAATGGCATATTCAATCTCTGGAGGAAACATTCTTGTCGATATAAATGGAGATAAAAAACCAAACGAATATACAACAGAATGGTCTAGCGAAGTAAAATTAAATGATGGTTTTGGTTTTTCTTTTTCAACAACAGGTCATTATGACTCTGATATTGGTGCTTGGAAAACAGATGGCGATATAGTTGAAGCTGAGGCACCAGCAACTGCCATAATCGAAAATATTGATTGCACGCATGGTCGCCACGATTGTGACTGCAATGCGTGTTATTAA
- a CDS encoding ABC transporter permease: MENIHIYFKQTATYQLSRIFFKQLKDFFETLGEIGIRFVLTLKYILKGQISWKQVVDCSSRFAVDSLPITLSIVAMTAIIVAVQVAPEMIKQGGKDYIGMLVAMIMVREVGAIMSGFAIISMIGSAIASEIATMRVTEQIDALKVLKVDPFKYLFVPRVISGTIMMPFVVTIASFVGILAGGMASSLVSPELSGLNYVSSVWHGLALKDISICILFKSAVFGAAITLISASCGYDANGGAKGVGLATTKAVVWSFVAIVIIDYLFALIFYF, translated from the coding sequence ATGGAAAATATTCATATTTACTTCAAGCAAACGGCTACATACCAGTTGTCCCGCATTTTTTTTAAACAGTTAAAAGACTTTTTTGAAACTTTAGGCGAGATTGGTATTCGTTTTGTTCTAACATTGAAGTATATATTGAAAGGTCAAATAAGTTGGAAACAAGTTGTTGATTGTTCTTCTCGATTTGCCGTTGATTCATTACCTATTACGTTATCAATAGTTGCAATGACAGCTATTATTGTTGCTGTTCAAGTAGCTCCTGAGATGATAAAACAAGGCGGAAAAGACTATATCGGTATGCTCGTTGCAATGATTATGGTCAGAGAAGTCGGTGCAATAATGTCAGGTTTTGCAATTATTTCAATGATTGGTTCTGCTATTGCCTCTGAAATCGCCACAATGCGTGTAACAGAGCAAATTGACGCACTTAAAGTTTTGAAAGTTGACCCTTTCAAATATTTGTTTGTTCCCAGAGTGATATCAGGTACAATTATGATGCCGTTTGTTGTTACAATTGCTTCTTTTGTCGGCATTTTGGCAGGCGGAATGGCTTCTTCATTGGTTTCTCCTGAGTTGAGCGGTTTGAATTATGTAAGCTCTGTTTGGCATGGGCTTGCTTTGAAAGATATTAGTATTTGTATTCTATTCAAATCAGCAGTCTTTGGGGCTGCCATCACTTTGATAAGTGCCAGTTGCGGATATGACGCAAATGGTGGTGCCAAAGGGGTCGGTTTAGCTACTACAAAAGCCGTTGTTTGGTCTTTTGTTGCTATTGTTATTATCGATTATCTTTTTGCACTTATATTTTATTTTTAA
- a CDS encoding ATP-binding cassette domain-containing protein, with protein sequence MGIKVEHLTKSFDGRKVLDDISFTVKDGEKLAIVGFSGSGKSTILKLISGLLKQDSGNIELSAGDVAMVFQYSALFDSINVFDNISFALTERHEFKGKYTKDEIQDIVAKNLKIVGLEGIEEKYPHELSGGMQKRVSFARAIVTEPKFILYDEPTAGLDPVASTIIEDYINTLNSETQATSIIVTHQMSTITRCADRVIMLYDGKIVFEGTPAEMLRQENPFTKQFVSASIEGPMKIMSSSF encoded by the coding sequence ATGGGTATAAAAGTTGAACATTTAACAAAATCATTTGACGGACGCAAAGTTCTTGACGATATTTCATTCACGGTAAAAGACGGTGAAAAATTAGCTATTGTCGGATTCAGTGGTTCAGGAAAAAGTACTATTTTGAAGCTTATTTCAGGTCTTTTAAAACAAGATAGCGGAAATATTGAACTTTCAGCTGGTGACGTTGCAATGGTTTTTCAGTATTCGGCTCTTTTTGATTCCATAAATGTTTTTGATAATATTTCTTTTGCTTTGACTGAAAGACATGAGTTTAAAGGGAAATATACAAAAGATGAAATTCAAGATATTGTTGCTAAAAATCTAAAAATAGTAGGCTTAGAAGGTATTGAAGAAAAATACCCGCATGAGCTTTCAGGTGGTATGCAAAAGAGGGTAAGTTTCGCGAGGGCGATTGTTACGGAGCCTAAATTTATTCTTTATGATGAACCTACAGCCGGCTTAGACCCTGTTGCTTCAACAATAATCGAGGATTATATAAATACCTTAAACAGTGAAACACAGGCAACATCAATAATTGTCACGCACCAAATGTCTACAATTACAAGGTGTGCAGATAGAGTCATAATGCTCTATGACGGCAAAATCGTTTTCGAAGGGACGCCTGCTGAAATGTTAAGACAAGAGAACCCTTTTACAAAACAGTTCGTTTCGGCGTCAATAGAGGGTCCAATGAAGATTATGTCTTCAAGTTTTTAA
- a CDS encoding MlaD family protein, with the protein MRFSSSFKVGILTLAAIIILVFTVLWVKGRTLSGGERFAVEFKDINGMRVGSGVQMMGVRIGQVEELVPKIEATDSGVIVKFVITEPNIQIPTASSISIQQSGIIGEQFLEITPPQLKTIYLPVRNSSHVLHINDKVQMLLSKKMHDVGLVKQIEIVDTSTLPLTERQNLKTKLAYKVGYIINLPGLILPDYITGKISLDGNNDKLRIAAADGAQILFPQTKSKYTIIEPMRLSDFMKLQYRSAESLAETNERLSLLLSDDVIADLKQSAKAMKELTLNANTTFEKAQVLIDTSKNELLTLSSNADMLAAKISTLADNLNAIAGDKELINNISTTSKSVNRLSNNLNKIIEDPKTKVTLANLDVTTRNVAEISGFVNDMTKDPALKSNISNSVIKLNTALDKLSVTLDTVNSVSATPEDREKIKATMADINVTSSNLKKFSEKLNKRFLLFRLLF; encoded by the coding sequence ATGAGATTTTCATCATCATTTAAAGTAGGAATATTAACACTGGCGGCAATAATTATATTGGTGTTCACGGTTTTGTGGGTAAAAGGCAGAACCTTATCCGGCGGTGAAAGATTTGCGGTTGAATTTAAAGATATCAACGGAATGAGGGTCGGCTCAGGTGTTCAAATGATGGGAGTTCGTATTGGGCAGGTGGAAGAACTTGTACCAAAAATAGAAGCGACTGATAGCGGCGTTATCGTCAAATTTGTCATAACAGAACCTAATATTCAAATACCTACTGCTTCTTCTATATCTATTCAACAATCAGGAATTATCGGTGAGCAATTCTTGGAAATTACACCTCCTCAATTAAAAACAATATATTTACCTGTAAGAAACAGCTCGCATGTGCTTCATATAAACGACAAAGTCCAAATGCTTTTAAGCAAAAAAATGCATGATGTCGGTTTGGTTAAACAGATTGAAATTGTGGATACTTCAACATTGCCGTTGACAGAAAGACAAAATCTGAAAACAAAATTGGCATATAAAGTCGGATATATCATAAATTTACCGGGGTTGATTTTGCCTGATTATATAACCGGTAAAATAAGTCTTGACGGCAATAATGATAAGCTTCGCATTGCAGCAGCCGATGGGGCTCAAATTTTATTTCCTCAAACAAAATCAAAATATACAATCATTGAACCTATGCGTTTATCTGATTTTATGAAACTCCAATATCGTTCAGCTGAGTCTTTGGCTGAAACTAATGAACGTTTGTCTTTGCTCTTGTCTGATGATGTAATTGCAGATTTGAAACAATCTGCAAAAGCGATGAAAGAGTTGACATTAAATGCTAATACTACTTTTGAAAAAGCTCAAGTTTTGATTGATACATCTAAAAATGAATTGTTGACTTTATCAAGTAATGCAGATATGTTGGCGGCAAAAATCTCTACTCTTGCGGATAATTTGAATGCTATTGCCGGTGATAAAGAGCTTATCAACAATATTTCCACTACGAGCAAGTCAGTCAACAGATTGTCTAACAATTTGAATAAAATTATTGAAGATCCTAAAACAAAAGTTACTTTGGCGAATTTAGATGTTACAACAAGAAATGTGGCTGAAATCTCCGGTTTCGTAAATGATATGACAAAAGACCCGGCCTTAAAATCTAATATTTCAAATTCAGTTATAAAATTAAATACGGCGTTAGACAAATTGAGTGTAACTCTTGATACAGTTAACTCCGTTAGTGCAACACCTGAAGACCGAGAAAAAATCAAAGCGACTATGGCTGATATAAATGTTACTTCTTCTAATTTGAAAAAATTCTCTGAAAAATTGAACAAACGGTTCTTGTTATTTAGATTGTTATTCTAG
- the lpxK gene encoding tetraacyldisaccharide 4'-kinase, giving the protein MKLFLSKLHYKNINELDFFEAMVLKVLFGFSVFYKLVVQFRNYLYDENLIKSYCPHALTISVGNLTTGGVGKTPVVAEIANTFSQKGKIVSILSRGYGAALDNKEPNIISDGKNIFYSSEKGGDEPVFLAENCPNVSVVTCASRVKAAKIAEKNFNADVLLLDDAFQHRKLGRHINLALVDNKNRFGNELLLPSGPLREPLENIKRADKIILVNKSSDDENALRYCEELENRFHKKVFLCKMVPDKTYNILTNKELEKDSRVLAFSAIGQPSEFYEFVKKDYNLAVTVDFEDHHFYDESNIKELFEIASKESITKLVTTEKDAVKIKKILSKYKTEIEIYALKLKAFLDVEEICRD; this is encoded by the coding sequence ATGAAACTTTTTCTATCAAAATTACATTATAAAAATATAAACGAATTGGACTTTTTCGAGGCTATGGTCTTGAAGGTCCTTTTCGGCTTTTCTGTTTTTTATAAATTGGTTGTCCAATTCAGAAATTATCTTTATGATGAAAATTTAATCAAGTCTTATTGCCCTCACGCCTTGACGATTTCTGTCGGAAATCTCACAACAGGCGGCGTTGGCAAAACTCCAGTCGTTGCTGAAATTGCAAATACATTCTCGCAAAAAGGCAAAATAGTTTCTATATTGTCACGTGGCTACGGGGCTGCTTTAGATAACAAAGAGCCAAATATAATTTCTGACGGCAAGAATATTTTTTATTCTTCTGAAAAAGGTGGCGATGAACCTGTTTTCTTGGCGGAAAATTGCCCAAATGTATCAGTTGTAACTTGTGCTTCACGAGTTAAGGCTGCTAAAATTGCCGAAAAAAACTTTAATGCTGATGTTTTGTTGTTAGATGACGCTTTTCAGCATAGAAAATTAGGGCGTCACATTAATCTCGCTTTGGTTGACAATAAAAACCGCTTCGGTAATGAACTATTGTTGCCCTCAGGACCATTGAGAGAACCGCTTGAAAACATAAAACGTGCAGATAAAATTATTTTGGTCAACAAAAGTTCTGACGATGAAAATGCCTTGAGATATTGTGAAGAGCTTGAAAATCGCTTTCATAAAAAAGTATTTTTATGCAAAATGGTTCCTGATAAAACTTATAATATTTTGACAAATAAGGAGCTTGAAAAAGATTCTAGAGTGTTGGCTTTTTCTGCTATCGGGCAACCATCTGAATTTTATGAATTTGTGAAAAAAGACTACAATCTTGCTGTAACAGTCGATTTTGAAGACCATCACTTCTATGATGAATCAAATATTAAAGAATTGTTTGAGATTGCCTCAAAAGAATCCATAACCAAACTGGTTACTACTGAAAAAGATGCTGTAAAAATAAAAAAAATATTATCAAAATATAAAACCGAAATTGAAATATATGCTTTGAAACTCAAAGCTTTTTTGGATGTAGAGGAGATTTGTCGTGACTAA
- the waaF gene encoding lipopolysaccharide heptosyltransferase II → MTKKILVLRYRFIGDTVLAVPFLRNLRAAYPNAQIDMLVAPKSGEVIENCPYVDNFIYFDTTRKHKYENIDSKPKTFWSYVKKLRNEKYDKAYVLKRSFSSAALAFFSGINERVGFDTEGRGFLLTKKVPYSKNKHEVECFLDVLRADNIPVNDNYLENWVEEAAALKIDELLTTDLHSQKKHVIVHATATNAGKIWAKENFAEIIRYLSDEKNVQVIYIGTDFDKNYYSEIEDIIGKKLKNTPLNFCGEFSLQESLAMIAKADLLVGNDSGNLHMAASVHTKVIGIYGPMPFEKWYALGDENILLKSDLPCMPCSLKKKCDRDKECLSKVSVNEVKAAIDKLL, encoded by the coding sequence GTGACTAAAAAAATACTTGTCCTCAGATATAGGTTTATCGGGGATACAGTTCTTGCAGTGCCGTTTTTGCGGAATTTAAGAGCCGCATATCCTAATGCTCAAATTGATATGTTGGTTGCTCCAAAATCCGGCGAAGTTATTGAAAATTGCCCTTACGTAGACAATTTTATTTATTTTGATACCACAAGAAAACACAAATATGAAAATATAGACTCAAAACCAAAAACATTTTGGAGCTACGTTAAAAAACTTAGAAATGAAAAATACGATAAAGCCTACGTTTTAAAGCGTTCCTTTTCTAGTGCAGCTCTTGCATTCTTTTCCGGAATTAATGAAAGGGTTGGTTTTGATACTGAAGGACGAGGCTTCCTGCTGACGAAGAAAGTTCCTTATTCAAAAAATAAACACGAAGTAGAATGCTTTTTAGACGTCTTAAGGGCTGATAATATACCTGTTAATGATAACTATTTGGAAAATTGGGTGGAAGAAGCAGCTGCGTTAAAAATAGATGAACTTTTGACTACGGATTTACATTCTCAAAAAAAACACGTTATAGTTCACGCTACAGCGACAAACGCAGGAAAAATTTGGGCAAAGGAAAATTTTGCCGAAATTATCAGATATTTGTCAGATGAAAAAAATGTTCAAGTTATATATATTGGTACAGATTTTGATAAAAATTATTATTCAGAAATTGAAGATATAATAGGGAAAAAATTAAAAAATACGCCTTTGAATTTTTGCGGAGAATTTTCTTTGCAAGAAAGTTTGGCAATGATTGCAAAAGCAGATTTACTCGTCGGCAATGATTCTGGAAATTTGCACATGGCAGCTTCTGTTCATACAAAGGTTATTGGTATATATGGACCAATGCCGTTTGAAAAATGGTATGCGTTGGGAGATGAAAATATTCTTTTAAAATCGGATTTACCTTGTATGCCGTGTTCTCTAAAGAAAAAATGCGACAGAGATAAAGAATGCTTGTCAAAAGTTTCTGTAAATGAAGTGAAAGCTGCTATTGACAAGTTGTTATAG